tacttccaggttacagtccattattgCATGATGTCAAGGcaacaggagcttgaagcagctggtcacatcatacCCACAGTCAAGAGTAGGGAGAGAAATGAATGCCTTCATGCTTAGCACTCAGTACTCTATTTGTATACAGTCCAGGGTCCAAAACAGGAAATGGTGTTGCCCATTTTCcagctgggtcttcctacatcaatggAGGCAATCAGGACAATCCCCCATTGGCATGACCacaagccaacctgatctagattaTCCCTCATGagatgtctatctgtctgtctgtctatctatctatctatctatctatctatctatctatctatctatctagccatccatccatccatccatccatccatcctagGCCTCCTCTATTTATGAACACCCACATCTGGAGAAAAAGGGGATGGAAACAAGACTGATCCTGAGTCCTAGCTGAGTGACATTTAGGTAAAGGCAGGGAGCACCTAAGCCCTGTCTCCCAGGCATTGCCAACCTCCCATGGGGCCCTTCATGAGTATCGACAGAGACAGGAGACCTGGCTGTGTCCTCCCTCCTCACTGCATGGATACACAGTGACTCCACATCATCTGCACTTGTTTCTCaggcttttaaaaactatttctacttcatttatttatgtatgtatttatttagtgtatctGTGTGTCACAGTAAGTATGCAGAGTTCAGGGAACAACCTGTGagacttttctgtttctttgtctttgtctttctttctttttttttttttttttgggtagctttttcaagacagggtttctttgtgtcatTTTGGTCTCTGTGTCCTAGATTtctctgtgcagaccaggctagccttgaactcactctgcctcccgagtgctgggattaaaggcgtgtgccaccactgtcccgctcatttctctgtgtctgctgtgtgagttctggggatcaaactcaggttggtaggcttagcagcaagcttGACCCACTGAGACACATTAGCCCTTACCCCACATGCACAGGCTTTACGTTTTTAGATATTAAACATTAATTCTCAATAACAATGAGTTTcactatgtgtatatattttgatCGTACTCTTTCTTATCCCAGCTCCTGTTAACCCCTTCTTTTCCCCACCTGTTCCCATCTGGCCtcattctactttcatgtctgtgtgcatgtatggggaAGGGGTCTGGAAGTTTGAACTGAATCGGGGAAGTACCACCCACTAGGCTCACCTAATGCTCTGCACTCTCCACAGTTTTCGTCTGGTACAAAAACCCCCACTGCACCCTGATTTCAGAAAGGCACTCAGGGACCTTCCCCCCAACTTTAACACCTCCACAAAGGATGCTTATCACAGGCTCATCTCCTCCTACGGCACCCACTTTATTACGGCTATGAACCTAGGTGGCCGCGTCTCAGCCCTCACGGCCCTGCGCACCTGTCAGCTGACCCTGGATGGGCTCACGGCTGATGAGGTAGCAGACTGCCTGCAGGTGGAGGCCCAGGTCAGCATTGGTGCCCTTGCCAGTGCCTCAAGCGAATTCAAAGCCTgtgaggagaagaagaaacagcaCAAGATGTCCACCTCCTTCCACCAGGCCTATCGAGAGCGTCACATTGAGGTGGTTGGTGGCACTCTCGATTCTACCCAGGACCTGCTCTTCGGGAACCAGGCTACCCCAgaacagttctcaacctggatAACCTCACTGACCAGCAGCCCTGGTCTGGTGGACTACAGCCTGGAGTCCCTGCACGTGCTGGTAGAAGACCTGGACCCGAGGCGGGAAGCACTGAGACAGGCCATCAGCCATTATGTGATAAACAGGGCTCGTTGGAAGGACTGTAGCCGGCCCTGCAGGCCAGGCCAGCATAAGAGTACCCGTGACTCCTGCCAATGCATGTGCCACGATTCAAAGGTCACCAGCCAGGACTGTTGTCCACGACAGAGGGGCTTGGCCCAGCTGATGGTGACCAATTTCCGTGCAAAGGGTCTGTGGGGAGACTACGTCACAGCTTCTGATGCCTACGTGAAGGTCTTCTTTGGTGGCCAGGAGTTTAGGACCAGTACAGTGTGGAACAATAACGACCCTAAGTGGCCTGACAAGATGGATTTTGGGAATGTGCTCGTGGCCACAAGCGGACCCCTGAGGGTGCAGGTCTGGGATGCTGACAATGGCTGGGATGATGACCTTCTTGGTTCCTGTGACAGGTCTCCCAAGTCTGGTTTCCATGAGACGACCTGTAACCTGAACCACGGCAGTGTGACATTCTCCTACCATGTCAAGTGTTTGCCCCACCTGACGGGAGGCACCTGCCTAGAGTATGCCCCCCTGGGACTTCTAGGAGCTCCTCCGGGAAACCGCAGTGGGGCTGTgtggtaaaaaaaagaaaaaagaaaaaaaaatgctctgaaAGCTGGgcgtagtggcgcacgcctttaatcccagcacttgggagacatagacaggtggatctctgtgagtttgaggccagcctggtctacatagggagaccctgcctcaaaaacaaaaacaaaacaaacagcaaaatacCATACCCTGAAAGCATGTCAGTGATCAACTGAGTTCTCCCAGGGGAATCCACAATGGCTTAGTATGCAGCAGAGGCTGAGACTTGAACTTCTCACTGAAGTGGCTAAGTTTATAGAACAGAGCTTCCCGGACCTCCCTGGCCACGCTGCCTCCGCCATCCAGCgccgccaagcctgacagctACCGCCCACCACACAGCACCAGCATTAGCCAGGAGTCCAGCAGAAAGCCAGGAGGCGGTCCCCACCAAGCTTTCAGGCCCTCCCTCCTTGGCATAGCACGGTCATCTGTTAGAGACGACCCCTGTGCCCGATTGATTCCTGTGTGCCTTCTGTTCCTCATTCTGCTCCTGATAAGTCGAGGCCTGTGTCACCAAGCACAAAGCTTGCTACAGGACCAGGAAATACGGTGCGATGGTAAGCACACTGGTGTCATGGTGGCAGAGAAGAGGGGTAGATGTCTATGTCCAACCGCCCAGTTTTATGAAATGGACAACTAATGTAAACAagctggttgttttgttttttctactttTGCCGCTAATGTGGAACTGCAAAATACCTTACCCTCTTACGTCCAGAAACAGCAGCATAAACTCAGTAATAAATGATGATGGGCATTCAGTTTCTGGCTGAAAGACAATGTGGAATGGTGGGGACTGCGGGGAACCGGCAGGGGTGGCTTTAAGTGGCTGCGGCTCTACTCGGAGAATGCAAGCCCAGGACCACAGGGTTTTCTTACTTCTTTCACATTTATTGTGAGTGCatgagtgcttgtgtgtgtgtgtgtgtgtgtgtgtgtgtgtgtgtgtgtgtgtgtgtgccatagcacaagtatggaagtctgaggacaacatacaggagtcagttctctaatCACATCGTGTGGGTTCTGGTTCATCACACTCAGGGACTGTGATAACTCAAGTCGTCAGATTGGACAAGAAgcaccttaacccactgagccatctccagtcccttctcacctctcctcctctcttcaaGACTTTTTATTTgaggtgtgtgagtgtttgtgtgcacatctgtatgtgtgcctggcatctgaggaggtcagaagaggcatcaggtcctctggaactgtagctgcagatggttgtgagccagcctggggatgctgggaaccaaacacgagtcttctggaagagcagccagtgctcctacccactgagccctctctccagccccctcttctcACTTTTTAAAGTAACCAGGAGCCCCGACATGGCAGACACAGTATATaagacaaagtgtgtgtgtgcgcctgtgtgtgtgcccatgtgtatgtgtgcccatgtgtatgtgtgcccatgtgtatgtgtgcccatgtgtgtgtgcctatgtgtatgtgtgtgtgcctgtgtatgtatgcctgtgtgtgtgcctttgtgtgtgtctgtgtgtgcaggttgTCACTGGCCCAGGTGTACCCATAGGAAACCTCAGTTTCTAAGAGAATCCATCTGCATAGGTCTGTAAGTTCTCTCCTACTTTCCAACTTAGGGGAAGCAGTGGTCCTAACAGGGTAGTCCGGGAGTCTCCCAAGTTCAGCCTGCTTAGCCAGGATTTGATATCAAGCGATACCCTCTTTGTTTCATGTGCCTGGGACACAGGGCATGGAGCACAGGCAAGCTTTGTGGCAGCATCGGGGCCAAGGCAGGACTTGGTGATGCATAGCCGTTTGTAGTCAGAGGGGCTTGCAGGAACCACACAGACTCTGAGTGGCTTTAAAACCCCCAACAAAATAAACTTCGAGGTGCGTGGGAGACCCAGAGACTCAAACCTCAGTCTCTGACATCGCAGTGACCCTAAATCCCCAGCAAACAGGATGATCAGAAGGGTCTAGAAGCCTGTGGAAACCACTGTTCTTATATGTTTCCAGTCTCAGCCACACACAAGCAAGAGCACCAGAAATATTGTTTGACACACGACACTACCTGTGGCCCTGGGTGAAAATAAAGGTGGTTATAGCCAAACCCCATTGAGAAAACTGATCGGCAGGACTCACTCAGCAGGTCCTtttccctgcctcagtttctctcaaaGGTTCATCTGTGGTTTTCTCCTTTCCCAGGACCACTTGCAGGGGGTCACCAGCCTTTGTAGGATAAGAGAAGGGATCCCAAGAGAGAAGTCACTAACTCTGAAAGGTCATCTGCTAACCCCCCTGCTTTCACATATACAGAAATTGAGGCTgagcggtggcggcgcacgcctttaatcccagcactcgggaggcagaggcaggtggatctctgtgagttcaaggccagcctgggctacagagtaagatccaggacaggcaccaaaactacacagagaaacctgtcttgaaaaaccaaaaaagaagagaaaaagaaaaaaaagagaaattgtgGTCAGAAGGAAAGGAGAGTCGTTGTTTAACAGAGGTTTGTGAGgattttgtttcctctttcttttgttgtCCATCAAGGAATTTAAGTGTGGTCAAAGGAGTTAATTACATCAACAAGACAGCCAAGTCTccgggtcctggcactccagccTCGACATGCTGTGGAGAGGCCAAGGGCACAGGAGAGAgtttatttgtggtttttaaagatttattatttttatattatgtgtataagtgttttgctttcAGATATGTATTAAGGCCAGGAGAGGAtaccagatcccctagaacaggaTGGAGTCAAGGACAGTTGTgcgtcaccatgtgggtgctgggaactgaaaccggGTCCTTTGcaatagtaagtgctcttaaccactgagccatctctctagcccactatttatattttaagatagAGTTTCCTatagtccagtctggcctcacATTTGatgtgtagccaagggtgaccttgaactctgatcccACCCCCTCCCCGCCTCCAGGtacaggcaggcaccaccatacccagttctATCCAGACATAGGTGGTGACATGCTGGACCAGACATGCTTCCTCCCCTTTGCCCATCTATTTTCCCGCTCCTGCTGCTGTTCTCTGGAGTCACCTCCCACAGGCACTGCGTGCCCTGTTACTGGACCTGCCTCTGGGGAGACCAGCTATGGTGCTCATTGGCCATGCCACTGCTATACTTAAAACCCTTCTTTCAGGCTGGGAGAGATATTCCTATTGGTACAGGGATCTCCTGGAGAGGATGAGGCCCTGAGCTCAGATTCCAGAAACTATACAAAAATGCTGATCTTATAATTAAGCCTAGAGCTggcgaggcagagacaggacaatcCCTGAGTCTCACTGGCCAGCCGTTTCAGCCTTATTGGTGAACTTCAGGCCCATAAGAAATTGTGTCTCCAGGAAGTGGACCTTGTTTCTGAGGATGACCTCAGGCCtctacacattcatacatacacacacagaaagatgacctctacacatacccacacacagagatggcctctctatacatgcatacacacagccacatatgaatacatgcatacatacacacacaagcacacatgcatgcatacgtGCACACATAACACatctatacatgtacacatgcatgcatatgcaccatacatatgcatatacatatatctgcagctacacatacacacatatgcatacatacacatatatgcacacatacacacacactcatacacacacaaggacacacagagagacatacacacaccacacacactcatacacagacacaagcacacacacgtgcacccaTACATGTCCATACccactcctgcacacacat
The sequence above is drawn from the Onychomys torridus chromosome 18, mOncTor1.1, whole genome shotgun sequence genome and encodes:
- the Prf1 gene encoding perforin-1, which translates into the protein MARHLFLLGLFLMLPPPAPAPCYTATRSECKQKHKVVPGAWLAGEGVDVTTLRRSGSFPVSTRSFLRPDRTCTLCKNALKGDAIQRLPLAIAHWRPHSSGCQRRVATAKVSSTEGVTRDAASNINNDWRAGLDVNPKPEANMRVSVAGSHSKVANFAAEKAHQDQYNFNTDTVECHLYSFRLVQKPPLHPDFRKALRDLPPNFNTSTKDAYHRLISSYGTHFITAMNLGGRVSALTALRTCQLTLDGLTADEVADCLQVEAQVSIGALASASSEFKACEEKKKQHKMSTSFHQAYRERHIEVVGGTLDSTQDLLFGNQATPEQFSTWITSLTSSPGLVDYSLESLHVLVEDLDPRREALRQAISHYVINRARWKDCSRPCRPGQHKSTRDSCQCMCHDSKVTSQDCCPRQRGLAQLMVTNFRAKGLWGDYVTASDAYVKVFFGGQEFRTSTVWNNNDPKWPDKMDFGNVLVATSGPLRVQVWDADNGWDDDLLGSCDRSPKSGFHETTCNLNHGSVTFSYHVKCLPHLTGGTCLEYAPLGLLGAPPGNRSGAVW